In the Mytilus galloprovincialis chromosome 10, xbMytGall1.hap1.1, whole genome shotgun sequence genome, one interval contains:
- the LOC143049776 gene encoding uncharacterized protein LOC143049776 has product MARLDGDTPEERLEGVFAMVEDFHEKMNFLQVIMDKFYLTTSCRDAGTLYQLRNLINRRNVVTKVSKDYHADGEFIDLTTEAHVIAAALKHLEMNDMSSKCPKLPKGLHLADAHTQKHYIFQLCGQIVDKYFLNDIESSIDNLESGEDTNELHQQDDYVYSYATNFCKLGMLRKISILATRYGDGIRILRHWKYATLLYHQAHKTKYRLEGFLLMAGVNALYTPRQRHEVIHNRFINLRGGEGHNLDGDYVMELLNKYAKQRVKLLGPNHSAEVVERIGKTMMATNAIEENLHSQLKLAPVSAFHRTQKLDKDRKTLVKQLVDVNVFKKVPGREHSAIKQDKKDMFQSIDIKEFQTYIIQKKGEYALRKNAF; this is encoded by the exons ATGGCCAGACTAGATGGAGACACCCCAGAGGAAAGATTGGAAGGAGTTTTTGCAATGGTGGAAGATTTCCATGAAAAGATGAACTTTTTGCAG GTAATTATGGACAAGTTCTATTTGACTACAAGCTGTAGAGATGCTGGAACTCTATATCAGCTCCGAAATCTGATAAATAGACGAAATGTAGTTACCAAAGTTTCAAAGGATTACCATGCTGATGGTGAATTCATTGATTTAACAACAGAAGCCCATGTAATTGCTGCTGCTTTGAAGCATTTGGAAATGAATGATATGTCCAGTAAGTGTCCAAAACTGCCAAAAGGTTTGCACTTGGCAGATGCCCATACACAAAAACATTACATTTTCCAATTATGTGGACAAATtgtagataaatattttttaaatgacattgaaAGTTCGATTGATAATTTAGAATCAGGGGAAGACACCAACGAATTGCACCAACAGGATGATTATGTTTATAGTTATGCCACTAATTTCTGCAAGCTGGGAATGCTAAGGAAAATATCTATTTTAGCAACCAGATATGGAGATGGAATTAGGATTCTTCGACACTGGAAGTATGCCACACTTCTTTACCATCAGGCACATAAAACTAAATATCGTCTCGAAGGATTTCTTTTAATGGCAGGTGTTAATGCCTTGTACACCCCTAGGCAAAGGCATGAAGTTATCCATAACCGCTTCATTAACCTCAGGGGTGGAGAAGGTCACAACCTAGATGGCGACTATGTTATGGAACTTCTTAATAAATATGCTAAACAAAGAGTAAAGTTACTCGGTCCAAACCATTCAGCAGAAGTGGTAGAAAGAATCGGGAAAACTATGATGGCAACAAATGCCATAGAAGAAAATTTACATTCCCAATTAAAACTTGCACCAGTATCTGCTTTTCACCGTACACAAAAGCTTGACAAAGATAGAAAAACTTTGGTGAAACAGCTGGTAGATGTGAATGTCTTCAAGAAAGTACCAGGAAGGGAGCATTCTGCAATTAAACAAGACAAAAAAGATATGTTTCAAAGTATTGACATTAAGGAATTTCAAACATACATCATCCAAAAAAAGGGAGAGTATGCCTTGCGCAAAAATGCATTTTAA